The Littorina saxatilis isolate snail1 linkage group LG15, US_GU_Lsax_2.0, whole genome shotgun sequence genome contains a region encoding:
- the LOC138948564 gene encoding uncharacterized protein, whose product MGADIQVFKTQTSGDIQTLKNSNTQQELAIQDAQSSTFVHWGSSTCSNLSHTVYSGVVGGSWYDHRGAATNYLCLTMSPVFSDHAVPSINALQLLYGGEYTTSDSHHDKDPVCAVCQSTLSATVMIPGTNVCTPGWHLQYSGFLMAGQNDHAAGSEYICVDSRLENTVHGDASEDGKLLYYTVTRCGSLPCTPYVNNKVVTCAVCSK is encoded by the coding sequence ATGGGGGCCGACATCCAGGTCTTCAAGACACAGACCAGTGGCGACATACAGACGTTGAAGAACAGCAACACACAGCAGGAACTGGCTATCCAAGACGCTCAGAGTTCCACCTTCGTTCACTGGGGCAGTTCCACGTGTAGCAATCTCTCTCACACCGTCTACTCGGGCGTCGTGGGCGGCTCGTGGTATGACCACAGGGGTGCTGCCACCAACTACCTGTGTCTGACCATGTCTCCTGTCTTCAGCGATCACGCAGTCCCAAGCATAAATGCATTGCAATTACTGTACGGTGGTGAGTACACAACTTCCGACTCTCACCATGACAAAGACCCggtgtgtgccgtgtgtcaATCCACGCTGTCCGCCACAGTCATGATCCCCGGGACCAACGTCTGTACGCCTGGCTGGCACCTGCAGTACTCCGGCTTCCTCATGGCGGGACAAAACGACCACGCTGCTGGTTCTGAGTACATCTGTGTGGACTCTAGGTTGGAGAACACTGTGCACGGTGACGCTAGTGAAGACGGCAAACTGCTGTACTACACTGTGACTCGGTGCGGCAGCCTGCCTTGCACGCCCTATGTCAACAACAAAGTTGTCACGTGCGCGGTTTGCTCCAAGTGA
- the LOC138948561 gene encoding GPI-anchor transamidase-like: protein MADVFGMKVLLSFALLGAAFVFAGNEEKVQEFFKSGHTNNWAVLVDTSRFWFNYRHVANVLSIYRSVKRLGIPDSHIILMVADDMACNPRNPRPATVFNNAKQHINVYGDDVEVDYRGYEVTVENFIRVLTGRLSPSTPSSKRLLSDERSNVLVYMTGHGGDGFLKFQDAEEVSNVELADAFEQMWQKRRYHEVFFMIDTCQAESMFQKFYSPNILAVASSRVGEDSLSHHVDPALGVYVIDRYTYHALEFLEGVNPGSSKTMGQFLQVCPRHQCISTVSKRTDLFKRDPDKVLLTDFFGSVHNVELLQDTIKLQNVTLDSSSTTCVKDSCKKKAAPKQTLQYAEQFPSPF, encoded by the exons ATGGCCGACGTGTTCGGCATGAAAGTGCTCCTATCGTTTGCTCTCTTAGGCGCTGCGTTTGTGTTTGCTGGAAATGAG GAGAAAGTGCAAGAATTCTTCAAGAGCGGGCACACCAATAACTGGGCAGTGTTGGTGGATACATCCAGGTTTTGGTTCAACTACCGTCATGTGGCCAACGTTCTCTCCATCTACCGCAGTGTCAAACGCCTTGGTATTCCTGACAG CCACATAATCCTGATGGTAGCTGATGACATGGCATGTAATCCACGCAACCCTCGCCCAG CAACGGTGTTCAACAATGCAAAGCAACACATCAATGTGTACGGTGATGATGTGGAAGTAGACTACCGTGGATATGAA GTGACTGTGGAGAACTTCATTCGAGTTCTGACTGGCCGTCTTTCTCCAAGCACACCCAGCTCTAAGCGATTGCTGTCGGACGAGAGAAGCAATGTGTTGGTCTATATGACAG gTCATGGAGGAGATGGCTTTTTGAAGTTCCAAGATGCGGAAGAGGTATCTAACGTTGAGCTGGCAGATGCCTTTGAGCAGATGTGGCAGAAGCGCAG GTACCATGAGGTGTTCTTCATGATTGACACCTGTCAGGCAGAGTCCATGTTCCAGAAGTTCTACTCCCCCAACATCCTAGCTGTGGCCagcagcagagtgggagaagaCTCATTATCA CATCATGTTGATCCAGCCTTAGGTGTGTACGTCATTGACCGCTACACATACCATGCCCTGGAGTTCCTGGAAGGAGTGAATCCAGGAAGCTCAAAAACCATGGGGCAGTTT CTACAAGTGTGTCCGCGGCACCAGTGCATCTCTACGGTCAGCAAGCGCACTGACCTCTTCAAGCGTGATCCGGACAAAGTGCTGCTGACCGATTTCTTTGGCAGCGTTCACAATGTTGAGCTGCTTCAGGACACTATCAAACTACAGAACGTAACCCTGGATTCAAGTTCTacaacttgtgt GAAAGACAGTTGCAAGAAAAAGGCTGCTCCAAAACAGACACTTCAGTATGCAGAGCAATTTCCATCACCATTTTGA